The following are encoded together in the Kribbella sp. CA-293567 genome:
- a CDS encoding beta-class carbonic anhydrase, which translates to MSVTDELLANAEQYAATFDKGDLPLPPAKHVAVVACMDARLNPYGLLGLDEGDAHVIRNAGGVITADERRSLAISQRLLGTKEIILIHHTDCGMLTFTDDEFKASIQTETGLKPDWSAEAFADLDEDVRQSLQRIAADPFIPVKDSVRGFVYEVETGRLREVKN; encoded by the coding sequence ATGAGCGTGACCGACGAACTGCTTGCCAACGCCGAGCAGTATGCGGCGACCTTCGACAAAGGCGACCTTCCGCTGCCTCCCGCGAAGCACGTCGCGGTGGTTGCCTGCATGGACGCCCGCCTCAACCCCTACGGCCTGCTCGGGCTCGACGAAGGCGACGCCCACGTCATCCGCAACGCCGGCGGCGTCATCACCGCCGACGAGCGCCGCAGCCTCGCGATCAGTCAGCGGCTGCTCGGGACCAAGGAGATCATCCTGATCCACCACACCGACTGCGGCATGCTCACCTTCACCGACGACGAGTTCAAGGCCTCGATCCAGACCGAGACCGGCCTCAAGCCCGACTGGTCCGCCGAGGCCTTCGCCGATCTCGACGAGGACGTCCGCCAGTCGCTCCAGCGCATCGCGGCCGACCCTTTCATCCCCGTGAAGGACTCGGTTCGCGGCTTCGTCTACG